The proteins below are encoded in one region of Syntrophotalea carbinolica DSM 2380:
- a CDS encoding bactofilin family protein, with protein sequence MGRKEKKSSPKDTSIQSGEIRAFLGEGSKFEGTLVFDDIVRMDGHFQGSVTSTDTLIAGHSAQIQADIKVGTLILSGSFKGTIEARNKVELRAPAVVEGTIQTPVLVVEEGVVLNSSITMPTGQADFAGTAGATE encoded by the coding sequence ATGGGACGCAAAGAAAAAAAGTCTTCACCCAAAGATACATCCATTCAATCAGGAGAAATCAGGGCTTTTCTCGGCGAGGGCAGCAAATTTGAAGGTACGCTGGTGTTTGATGATATTGTGCGTATGGATGGGCACTTTCAGGGCAGCGTCACTTCAACCGACACCTTGATTGCGGGCCATTCCGCTCAAATACAGGCTGATATCAAGGTCGGCACTCTTATTCTGTCAGGCTCATTTAAGGGTACTATCGAGGCTCGTAATAAAGTTGAACTGCGTGCTCCTGCTGTTGTCGAGGGAACCATCCAGACTCCGGTATTGGTTGTTGAAGAAGGGGTTGTTTTAAATAGCTCCATTACCATGCCGACAGGGCAAGCTGATTTCGCCGGTACGGCCGGCGCTACCGAATAA